TgagctttaaatttatatattacatttattatatttacacattattCAAAGAAGTAAAATTACCCATATCACTTAAATTTGTCAAGATCGACTGCTCATCTTCAAGTTGACTGAACCCAGTCCCTAAGAGGCTGTCTACGAATAACAAGTGATAGTCGCTGACctaaaaaatacaaagctCTTTTAATATCACCAGGTTGTTCTTCTTCATTGAATTTggatttaatgtaaatttatttaccagCGATGTGTTCCTCGTATTTAGATTAAAGTCTAAGGGCCCTATTCCCCCAAAGTTTAGGAGAAAACTATCAGGTATTCCTGTAACCCCACctagaaatagtaaaattgGTCGACTCTGGTCTGACGTAGATGGGAAGAACCACCAGAAAATATCGCCGGCACCATAAATTCTCGTATATGCTGCATTGTATTTAACTTGACCTAACCCATCAGTCTCAAGAACTAAAAGAAAGTATGTTAGATGTAGagtaagttttttaatataaagtgtaactatagtaattaaattaaactaagggtataatttacaataaggAAAACGTTTGtgatacttaattttattacttacgaATTGTTTCAAACTTATCATTTGAAGTATCTGTTACTAGCCACCAAATGAGAACACCCAGTCCAGCTAATATAAGTAAGCCAACTATAAcggatataataattataaattttttagacatagtgtatttatttacttttattcaattatttgtaGTAGCTTCTATTTGTAGAAGAATACAAACTCTTATCGTATTTCGGTACTCACAACAAAGATTAAGGACACAACATAGGTAACTCGTGTACGTATCAATTATTGAGGTATTTAAATAGAGAGATAATTATTGCAATACATGATTGTACTTATCGCCCAGTTAGTAAGAGATAAGGTAAACATttccaaaatttaaataattgattatgtGTTTGAAAACTTAATTAGGTTAGGTACTTATCAATTTCTGAAATCAACGaacaaaatatcttattacatAACACTACCttcataaaaattagtaaataaaataatatcttttatttctaactagCAGTAATCCGCGGCGttactcgcgtggtacctGAGTAAAAAGCCtttgtgctaatccagactacaATCTATCTTCTGACCAAATTTTGTGCCGATACGATGAGCTGTTTTCCcgcgaaagagtaacaaacattcatacatgCATTTATCCTTCTATCCATCCATTACAAACTTGACCATTggataaaaatacagaaaaatgtGATTCTATTGCAGCATAAAAGGAAACTAACATTGTCAATGTAATAATACAGGAAAATACCAAATactaacaatttttgtaaaataaatactattatcCATGATACACAATCTAAATGTAAGAGcgattattttaagtataaggaagtgaaaaaataacagttatacaggaaaaggaaatcttttatttccttttaatacTAGTAAAggataattatattagaatattgCCTTTGATTGCTATAAACACATTCgcacatatttaaaagaaaaaattctaTAACATGACGTCATGTTTGTCTTTctattttacatttcttttaaaccttcacagttattatttgcaaaaataatttattctaacgACCTTAAAGTCTAAAGTTGATAACCAGGTATAGGTGGGACATTCAAggtaaaataaagatattgaaataatttaaataatattattttttattatccaaATGAAGTCATGTCTCTAAGAAATGCATTCGATCCGGCTGGGTTATCTCTCGGTACCTGCAAattgttcaaataattatattattatcattatatcatttattcaacaatttatttgaaagcaattaaattatttgtactaATACAAggttagaaaatttaattttttcaattacgcatattgaaattaaatataaatacatgttttgtCTTCATATATAATTGCTTCTGctatattatcatttacaaTCTAGTAGAAAAAGTTAATgacaactaaaaaaaaaaaatgaaaaaagtagccactattgtaaatatgtaatttttagcaatttttatttcgaatattattaggtattatatatataggaaGGTTGTACCCCcataaacattacataatatacaatcaAGTGAAAATATTTGCTCGGTCATTGCATGCATTGAGCCTTTGTGTTAAAATAGTAACCCAAGCGTACAATACACGGATGTTAAATATGCAGATATCTAATCTAATAATTTGAGAATTTTCATCTCCTTATTTTACCGAATAGCTAGTTCATTGGTCCTATATTGGTATGGATTATCTAATAATCTtgttaatttagaaatattctATGAAAATCTAGTTAGAAAATATCAGACTTAGTATAAAGCAATAAtactagtatattattttgcgaataaaataatatatacatatttaaattgaaatcataCACTATGCCCTGCTTTATTAATCCAAAAGAATCTAAAGTTTCCGTATGATTTGTAATATCCTTCCAGCTGATTGTTTTCCCAAATTGGTTGGCGGGGTGCATTTTTATAACCTTCTGCTCCAGCCCACTTGAGGCGGTCGACCCACAATATTTGTCCTATGAAAATGCGATCATTCAATTGCAAGTAtggatttatataatatattgtgctTTATTCTAATAACAATACATACCTGGAGTGTCACAAATAAGATCTAAATTTCCATTATACTTGGTGAGGATTATGTCCGTTTCATTTAATAGCTTTTCAactgaaatgtattttaaaaatagtttattggttgtatgaaaaaatctacaaaacataaaaatttccatgaacaaagaaagaagaagaagaaagaaatatttgtaGAAGATTCttataaatggaaaattaatcaaaatgcAAAAAACCACAGTACttaaacatttgtatataACTCTAGTGTTTAATACTTGTATATTTCGACGTACGTACTGCCATCGGTAACAGGTTTCATAAAGTCGCCTCTCAAAGTGTCAAAGACTGCATTTGACTGCGATCCCCACGTAACATTTGCGGGTATGTTAAGTGCATCCTTGATTACCGTATTCATAAATTCATCTAGATCTATCTCTTCCTGTCCTTCCGGTAACTGTATAGGGTGATCTCTTATTGTCAGTTTCGTTAAAAATTCTGAAACATATTTCGTTTCTAATTATTAGTGTTTTTAGGCTAATTTTAGAtacgataaattgaaattataccATCAAGATTTCGGGGAGTATCTTGGAGCCAATCAAGTGGTATTCTCGTAAGAATATTGTAAAAGTCCACATAGGTTGTTGCGCTAAACACTTGCTGCTGCGTTCTTCCCCACTGAAAGCTGGATTCCCGGTACAGGCCAGCATTAAATAGTCTTTCAGCTTCGAATGCTGATTTTTGGATGTTGTCATAACCGGTCTTGTCTATAAGACCAGCGGCTAGTAATAGTGGGGCCCAGGTTAAAGTAGCATCGACAGGTGATATCCAAGCATTACCCATAGCTATCCCtcttaaatttgatttaatagtCCCAGCCTCTTCCgcctaataaaaaaacatgcgTTACTTTATTCGATATATGCAACTATTTTTAGTAAGGAAAACTAAGTTTTTACCTCGCGCATTCGAATGCCCATGTCTATAGCCATTTTACCCCCATAAGATTGTCCGTATATGTACAGAGgtacattttcaaatatggGATTGTTTCTATAAAATCCTCGCATTAATTCCACGAAGTCCAATGCTAGAacgtaattttatgtatagtttCCCTAATactgtatacaaaatacacaTGTAGTAAGGCATTAATTATACATGGTAAAAAGCCCAAGTAGCCTCGAAAAAGCTTGGTATTCTGGCGAAGATGAGACAGTATTTCAGACCAGGACAGTTCAATCTCTACCAAGAACAAGTCCGGTCATGTATGGAATACTGTTCTCACCTCTGGAATGATTCTGCCAAATATCAGCTGGAGACGCTTGAGGCCATAGAGAGGCGTGCTAAGAAGCTCATAAACGACGATAATCTGGTAGGCAAAAGGTATTaactttcattataatttttgtgagGTTATAGAATAAAAGCATTACCTATTTCATCGTTACTTTTGGTCAGAAATCTTAATTCATCAACGTAACTAAATCCAGTTCCAACGGGGTTATCCACGAAAAGCACGTTGAAGTTTTTAATCTAAAATGACACCAatatatacaaagaaaataaaaaattagacCTCTGGTCTCACTCTACAAATTGCATTTGATTTGATGGTAAATATAGATTACcgttttatcttaatatagcatagacaatacatatattcattatgtaTCAATACTAGATTAAAAGTCATAAATTTTGGACAGCCTCGAATTAAGAAGCAATTAAACGTCTATTAATTCCTATAAATCTTTATACTTCCCCAATTTTGGCTGTTGatgcattaaaatgttaatgataattcctcacaaacataaaaattgtaacttATAAACgtttatgtgtataacaaGAAGCAAAAAAAACACATCGAAAATGATGTCTAGTAAATAAGTTGATCTTACCCAAGTATAATCCCTTTCTTGCAATGTAAGGTCGAGAGGACCtagaatttcaaaattaccGATACCAGTCGATGAGCCTCCGGGCCCGCCTTGCAACCAGACTATCAATGGTCTTTCTGTGTGATTCTTGACGTCAGCCGTGGTATAATATAACCAATAAAACATATGCGCGCCCTCACGGACGTCCACATAACCGAAGTCTTGTTTGTAATCACCATACTGTGctgtaataacattatatttcaattgatatgatttttattaaggcataaaattttgtataccagtttttttgttatttacattatgGATATATACCTTGAACAAAATATGATGAAAACAACGAAAAAATCAACAAGCATAACAGCATAGCGATTATGATGCGTATGAACAACTAAcgttgttatttaattgtattagtaGCAATTGGTTATATCTAggtttattaattcatatctTATCACAATGTTGAAATTGATATATCTGTACGTATTAGCAATATCTTAGTATGGCCCAAAAAGTTCAAAAGACGAAAAGTTCTTTTTAGCTAcctaatcataaaattaattaaatccgaaataatataataaaggtattataattattctaaatcataattaatgaatCGTTTAAATTTGCCCATCAACTTATTGTATAATCAGCGTATTACTTAAGTTTGGCCCTGATAACATTCTTTACGATTGGCTTTATTTACTAAGTAGCGACAGAagtttaatatctaaattaatataatcatcatcgataacataaaactgaagagttcgcttgtttgtttatttgtatgtgctTTGGAACTAGGTAGTGGAccgattaaaaaattctttaaacgTTGGTtcgtaaaaaattatgtgaagTATGTAGGTCATCCTTGACTTCTACTATaacctatatatgtaccgATAACTAAACTGcaacgagcgaagccggggcgaagcGCTAGtagaatatgaaatttatgaggttgtacattgaaataatgaattcaCGTGGTGCGAAGGGCAATTCGCCTAAGTCACCTGACTGATGTTTGCACTGCAAATAGTTATTTGAACAAACCATTAACAGTTGTGTTTACACATCTATGAATTTCAGGATCATCCAAATTTGCactaatgttaaatattatacccATGctaattttatgtcaataatttattactatattaaaagACGTTCTGTTAAACAATGTAAAGATTACTGTGAAATATGATTAACTActtagctgttgcccgcagcttcgcccgcgcggtcttaatgctttttcatggtacaaagtttcatcccctattttatcccctagGGGGAAGAATTTATagaaatcctttcttagcagatgcctacgtcataacatctaccTGTATGCCAAAGTTTCAGCCCCATGCGTCCTGTGGTTTGGGTTATGCGTTGATCGATCACTATGTATTactcaaatacatatttagataAGGTTTTACTCAAGCATATAGTTGAAAAGAGAAGACAAATGtctttcttaaattattaaattgaataattactaCTTAAACTACCGCTTTACCTAAGGTAAAACCCTAAGAAGAAACgtaaatttcatacataaacaACACTTGCTGAAGGCATTCCAGCTGCAATATTTTAGCAagatctttttttatgtagtaGCAGGCAACTGTgctggtgattcgcctgatggtaagcgatcaccaccgcccatgaacatttgcagaagtaGAGTCGTGtttcccgcttttaaggggtaaagaaTAAGGAAAGTATTGAGGACGGGAataagggtaaggaaaaggatatggtcCTTTGGCTCCTCCACTCAACGGACGAAACACAAATAGCATGCCACTATTTTACACCGTCGTGAATCTATTATCgatctattttattgtattacaatataatttttttttgctttattacAAAGTTAAACAATTGCATTACATTCggttttatgtaaattctatttaaaattgtatataagtCAACGCACATGTAAcggataaaaaatgtaaatcattTTCATTGTTCATTTTTGGAACGATCCGCCTTTTTGAAATAAGAAGctgtgaattatttaaaccgTGAAATTATACGAGTTTTTCATAAGTATCTGAGCAACAAAgcaacatatattattaaccatacattagaaataaatgaagaGTTATCTTAAGTAGTAACCTCATTAATAATACCGTAATATAATCTCCGCTAAGCAATAGATGGAAGCAATAGACGGAAAAAAGGCAAGTATTTCTCATTGAAATATCAtggattttttctattcaaatattttttccatggtagaaataaaagaggtatttatttgtatgaccatattttttaaatacttaataggCAGACGTTTGGCCGCTATCCTACCTGATGTTAAGCAGGGAGCTATAAATGGGCACGCCTGCCTAGATGAAGCCTATTCACTCTGGAGTTGAAGAGTTATAAATTGTAGTAATCCG
Above is a genomic segment from Zerene cesonia ecotype Mississippi chromosome 19, Zerene_cesonia_1.1, whole genome shotgun sequence containing:
- the LOC119834302 gene encoding retinoid-inducible serine carboxypeptidase-like, translating into MGIIFNISANLDDPEIHRCVNTTVNAQYGDYKQDFGYVDVREGAHMFYWLYYTTADVKNHTERPLIVWLQGGPGGSSTGIGNFEILGPLDLTLQERDYTWIKNFNVLFVDNPVGTGFSYVDELRFLTKSNDEIALDFVELMRGFYRNNPIFENVPLYIYGQSYGGKMAIDMGIRMREAEEAGTIKSNLRGIAMGNAWISPVDATLTWAPLLLAAGLIDKTGYDNIQKSAFEAERLFNAGLYRESSFQWGRTQQQVFSATTYVDFYNILTRIPLDWLQDTPRNLDEFLTKLTIRDHPIQLPEGQEEIDLDEFMNTVIKDALNIPANVTWGSQSNAVFDTLRGDFMKPVTDGIEKLLNETDIILTKYNGNLDLICDTPGQILWVDRLKWAGAEGYKNAPRQPIWENNQLEGYYKSYGNFRFFWINKAGHSVPRDNPAGSNAFLRDMTSFG